The genome window GCACAGCTGTTGGAGAAGTATCAGCTGGAGCCCAGTCAAGTGGCCTATATCGGAGACGACCTTAATGATCTGGCGATTATCCGTCGGGTGGGGCTGGGAGCTACAGTGGCCGATGGGGTGGCGGAGGTCAAGAGGTATGCCGATGTAGTTACCAAAGCGAAGGGCGGGGAAGGTGCCGTTCGGGAACTGATCGAGTTGATACTGAAGTCTCAGCATCGCTGGAAGGACCTTCTTCGCAGCATGATATGAGGAATTTACTATGAACAAGTGGATGAATCTGTTTCTCTGGATCAGGGCCAATGTCTTTGTGCATTTACCCTACGGGCTTGTGCTCAAGGTGGGCAAAGTTCTGGGTTGGCTCTTGTACCATGGTCTAAAGAGTCGACGCCAAGTAGCTGAAAGTAACATCAAAAAGGCTTTGCAGCTTGGTTCCGATGAGGCGAGGAAACTGGCCCGCAGCTGTTTTACTCACCTGGGCCTTACCACAGCAGAAATCCTGCTGATTCCCAGGGTCACTAAGAAATTTGTCCATCGGCATGTTGAAATCGAGGGCATCGAGCATTTAGAACAGGCTCTGGCAGAGGGAAAGGGAGTAGTGGTCTTCACCGGTCATTTTGGCAATTGGGAGCTGATGGGGGCAGTCGTGGCTAGCTTGGGCTATCCTGTGGATGCAGTAGCCCGCAAGCAGAATAGTTCGGGGGCAGACGAGTTCATGGCTGAAGTTCGACGCCAATACGGCCTTCGGATTCACGAGCGTGGTTTTTCCCTGCGAGCAGCCTTTCGGGCCTTGAAGCAGGGACGGATGTTGGCCCTGTTGGCGGACCAGGATGCCAGAGGCAGGGGATGGTTTGTCGACTTTTTCAATCAGCCTTCGTCGACCTTTTCTGGACCGGTGCAGCTGGCCCAGCGCTTGGGAGCTCCGATCGTGCCCGCCTTTTTCGTTCGCACTGGTCGTCCCGGTTACAGACTGGTATTTTGTCCACCGCGACAGGTTGCGCCCGATGCTTCGATTGAGGAGATGCAGAACCAGCTGCAAGAGTTGACTACAACCCTAGAGGATACTATTCGCCAGTATCCAGAGCAGTGGTTCTGGATCCATCGCCGGTGGAAGACAAAGCCGCTCTCCGCAGAGGAATCGAGGGAAACATAGAAGGAGTTTTCTCTAGTACTTGCCTTGTGCAGTGATGTAGAAAGGTAGGAATCTTATGCAACAACGGACCCTTGATATTTTGGATAAGGTTTTGTATGGACTGATCATTGCTTTGTTTGTTGTAATTCCTTTTTCAGAAGCCGGTATTAACATCTTTGCAGGACTGATTCTGATTGTTCTTGTTGCGACTTTTGTCATCACCCGTAGTGTCAGGGGCCTCGATCGGGGTATCTGGCAACCTATCCTGGCCCTATTGATTGCAGGACTTCTCTCGCTGTTCTTTGCAGCTGACAAAGGAAGGGGTCTGCACAAATTTCTTAGCCCCTTGGTTAAGTATGTGACGGTGTTTGTGGCTGTAGCATTGACGGCACGGACCGACTCACGGCGGCGATGGCTGACTGCAATCATGCTGGTTACTGGTCTTATCTCAGCCGGATACGGAATTTATCAGTATGGCTGGCTCTCGATCCGACGAGTGTATTCGTTTTCCTATAATCCCAATGTTGTTGCAGGATATTTTGCTGTACTCACAGCACTGAGTGTGGGATTACTGACCGGTGTCAAGAGTCGGTTGTGGCAGTTCGTTTTCTCTTGTACCACGTTGCTAGGGCTTGGTGCAACTGTGGTAACTTTTTCTCGGGGTGCTATTATCGGATTAGTGGCATCTGGATTTGTCCTGTTCACGATGCTTATGAGCAAAGCCAAGAACAAGAAAGCGGTGCTAGTAGTTAGCTTAATCATTT of Bacillota bacterium contains these proteins:
- a CDS encoding HAD hydrolase family protein, which codes for MVVSDVDGVLTDGRIILGNDGEELKCFHPRDGLGIRLAQRAGIVFAIITGRESQIVTIRARELGIEEVHQGIDDKWAVMAQLLEKYQLEPSQVAYIGDDLNDLAIIRRVGLGATVADGVAEVKRYADVVTKAKGGEGAVRELIELILKSQHRWKDLLRSMI
- a CDS encoding lysophospholipid acyltransferase family protein; protein product: MNKWMNLFLWIRANVFVHLPYGLVLKVGKVLGWLLYHGLKSRRQVAESNIKKALQLGSDEARKLARSCFTHLGLTTAEILLIPRVTKKFVHRHVEIEGIEHLEQALAEGKGVVVFTGHFGNWELMGAVVASLGYPVDAVARKQNSSGADEFMAEVRRQYGLRIHERGFSLRAAFRALKQGRMLALLADQDARGRGWFVDFFNQPSSTFSGPVQLAQRLGAPIVPAFFVRTGRPGYRLVFCPPRQVAPDASIEEMQNQLQELTTTLEDTIRQYPEQWFWIHRRWKTKPLSAEESRET